In Anaeromyxobacter sp., the following proteins share a genomic window:
- a CDS encoding transposase, which translates to MGRLLRRHLVEEGSTNHCTWRSHGHGLVLDSNEARHHFLALLRKYKQKFGIEIHSYCLMGTHPHLMCRATKGQQAFSDFWKAVNWGFARWYNQRTQGRGQVVMERLKSPRIQDGRHQLVVMRYGDLNPVRAGLVRSPSRWRWSSFRHYAYGEPDDLITEAPEYLALGRTRPERRTAYLHLFARPLVEELRSRRPDLVCGPFIGDRDWVTVRLEACGLSPPD; encoded by the coding sequence ATGGGCCGACTCCTCCGCAGGCACCTCGTCGAGGAAGGCTCGACCAACCACTGCACCTGGCGCAGCCACGGCCATGGCCTGGTCCTCGACTCGAACGAGGCCCGCCACCACTTCCTGGCATTGCTGCGGAAGTACAAGCAGAAGTTCGGAATCGAGATCCACTCCTACTGCCTGATGGGCACCCATCCACACCTCATGTGCCGGGCCACCAAGGGGCAGCAGGCCTTCAGCGACTTCTGGAAGGCGGTCAACTGGGGCTTCGCCCGTTGGTACAATCAACGGACCCAGGGCCGCGGACAGGTCGTCATGGAGCGGCTCAAGTCTCCCCGCATCCAGGACGGCCGCCACCAGCTCGTGGTGATGCGGTACGGCGACCTCAACCCCGTCCGCGCCGGCCTGGTCCGGTCTCCGAGCCGGTGGCGCTGGTCGAGCTTCCGCCACTACGCCTACGGCGAGCCGGACGACCTCATCACCGAGGCGCCGGAGTACCTGGCGCTCGGCCGCACCAGGCCCGAGCGGCGCACCGCCTACCTGCACCTCTTCGCCAGGCCGCTCGTCGAGGAGCTTCGCTCGCGGCGCCCAGACCTGGTCTGCGGACCCTTCATCGGGGACCGCGACTGGGTGACCGTTCGCCTGGAGGCGTGCGGCCTCTCGCCGCCCGACTGA
- a CDS encoding fatty acid cis/trans isomerase, whose product MRSHHLAAALTLPLLAACAAAPLPPVAVRIPDRPIHYLSQVRPLLEKRCTVCHSCYNSPCQVKLDSYEGLDRGTTRKAVYDAARLSTMEPTRLFTDAATTAEWRTKGFSSVTESTAGEGFNDSLILQLLEHKRKHPKSSGSYKPEADGLTCAQDRSELAGFLEKHPNRGMPFGFPPLEPAEFELVAGWLSQGAKGPTPAEQRALEAPSPEGAVEVAKWEAFLNRDDPKHAMTARYLYEHLFLAHLKFATPTREFYELVRSRTAPGAPLDLVATVRPYDDPGTARVYYRFRKIHSTIAQKSHMVYELDDARLRRLRELFLEPAWLQAPHLVGYEPKLSANPFKAFEQIPPRSRYAFLLDSAHYHLMTFIHGPVCKGQIALNVINDHFWVLFLDPDHDLTVRNPGFLRLHADRLAMPNEQGSDPGLFSALTDRHRKSAVQYYQARQDTAAALNYTGLGYEAIWKGGKDSGAPLLTVYRHFDSASVHEGPLGALPKTLWVIDYPLFERIYYSLVAGFDVYGTVGHQLAVRLYMDRLRIEGESYFLDFLPAEARLETMKSWYRESSFKDLDYRPAPMPSAISYATQDPKREFIERLVGQELRPEAGMAFDPVNYLKAGEDYPSVPASAVTRADIMRGFRAVSRPGTPFVAIVDGQDANLAYVRIRQRSGQDLVFTAVVNRWHDDITFTLREEKRLDPKKDTIEFIPGMIGSYPNMFFDVSQDDLPAFLKLLATFDGGAEHREALSRYAINRGDDRFWATYDWFQRRFDEDEPVHGGLLDLNRYFHVAN is encoded by the coding sequence ATGCGCTCGCACCACCTGGCCGCCGCCCTCACGCTCCCGCTCCTCGCCGCCTGCGCCGCCGCGCCGCTCCCGCCCGTGGCGGTGAGGATCCCCGACCGGCCGATCCACTACCTCTCGCAGGTGAGGCCGCTCCTGGAGAAGCGCTGCACGGTCTGCCACTCCTGCTACAACTCGCCGTGCCAGGTGAAGCTGGACTCCTACGAGGGGCTCGACCGGGGCACCACCAGGAAGGCGGTGTACGACGCCGCCCGCCTGTCGACGATGGAGCCGACCCGCCTCTTCACCGACGCGGCCACCACGGCCGAGTGGCGCACGAAGGGCTTCTCGAGCGTGACGGAGAGCACCGCGGGCGAGGGCTTCAACGACTCGCTCATCCTCCAGCTCCTCGAGCACAAGCGGAAGCACCCGAAGAGCTCGGGCAGCTACAAGCCCGAGGCGGACGGCTTGACCTGCGCGCAGGACCGGAGCGAGCTGGCCGGCTTCCTCGAGAAGCACCCGAACAGGGGGATGCCCTTCGGCTTCCCCCCGCTCGAGCCGGCGGAGTTCGAGCTCGTGGCGGGATGGCTCTCGCAGGGCGCCAAGGGGCCCACGCCCGCCGAGCAGCGGGCGCTGGAGGCGCCGAGCCCGGAGGGGGCGGTCGAGGTCGCGAAGTGGGAGGCCTTCCTCAACCGGGACGACCCCAAGCACGCCATGACGGCGCGCTACCTCTACGAGCACCTCTTCCTGGCCCACCTCAAGTTCGCCACGCCGACCAGGGAGTTCTACGAGCTGGTCCGCTCCAGGACCGCACCCGGGGCCCCGCTCGACCTGGTGGCGACCGTCCGGCCCTACGACGACCCGGGCACGGCCCGGGTCTACTACCGCTTCAGGAAGATCCACTCCACCATCGCGCAGAAGTCGCACATGGTCTACGAGCTCGACGACGCCCGGCTGCGCCGCCTCCGCGAGCTCTTCCTCGAGCCGGCCTGGCTCCAGGCGCCTCACCTGGTGGGCTACGAACCGAAGCTGAGCGCCAACCCGTTCAAGGCCTTCGAGCAGATCCCGCCGCGCTCGCGCTACGCCTTCCTGCTCGACAGCGCCCACTACCACCTCATGACGTTCATCCACGGCCCCGTCTGCAAAGGGCAGATCGCGCTCAACGTCATCAACGACCACTTCTGGGTCCTGTTCCTGGATCCCGACCACGATCTCACGGTGCGGAACCCGGGGTTCCTCCGGCTCCACGCCGACCGGCTCGCCATGCCGAACGAGCAGGGGAGCGATCCCGGGCTCTTCTCCGCCCTGACCGACCGGCACCGGAAGTCCGCCGTCCAGTACTACCAGGCGCGCCAGGACACCGCGGCGGCGCTCAACTACACGGGGCTCGGCTACGAGGCGATCTGGAAGGGGGGCAAGGACTCGGGGGCGCCGCTCCTCACGGTCTACCGCCACTTCGACAGCGCCTCGGTGCACGAGGGGCCGCTGGGAGCCCTGCCCAAGACGCTCTGGGTGATCGACTACCCGCTCTTCGAGCGGATCTACTACTCGCTGGTGGCCGGCTTCGACGTGTACGGCACCGTCGGCCACCAGCTGGCCGTCCGCCTCTACATGGATCGGCTGCGCATCGAGGGGGAGAGCTACTTCCTCGACTTCCTGCCCGCGGAGGCGCGGCTGGAGACCATGAAGTCCTGGTACCGGGAGAGCAGCTTCAAGGACCTCGACTACCGCCCGGCCCCCATGCCCTCGGCGATCAGCTACGCCACGCAGGACCCGAAGCGGGAGTTCATCGAGCGGCTCGTCGGACAGGAGCTGCGTCCCGAGGCGGGGATGGCCTTCGACCCGGTCAACTACCTGAAGGCCGGGGAGGACTACCCCTCCGTTCCAGCGAGCGCGGTGACCAGGGCCGACATCATGCGAGGCTTCCGGGCCGTCTCGCGCCCCGGCACGCCCTTCGTGGCCATCGTCGACGGCCAGGACGCCAACCTGGCCTACGTGCGGATCCGCCAGCGGTCGGGCCAGGACCTGGTCTTCACCGCCGTCGTCAACCGCTGGCACGACGACATCACCTTCACGCTCCGGGAGGAGAAGCGCCTCGATCCGAAGAAGGACACCATCGAGTTCATCCCCGGGATGATCGGCTCCTACCCGAACATGTTCTTCGACGTGTCCCAGGACGACCTCCCGGCCTTCCTGAAGCTGCTGGCCACCTTCGACGGCGGGGCGGAGCACCGGGAGGCGCTGTCCAGGTACGCCATCAACCGCGGCGACGACCGCTTCTGGGCCACCTACGACTGGTTCCAGCGGCGCTTCGACGAGGACGAGCCGGTCCATGGAGGGCTGCTCGACCTGAACCGGTACTTCCACGTGGCGAACTGA
- a CDS encoding transposase, whose product MARLARSHLVEEGSTNHCTWRSHGHGLVLDSDEARLHFLALVRKYKQKFGIEIHSYCLMGTHPHLMCRATKGQQAFSDFWKLVNWGFAVWYNRRTQGRGQVVMERLKSPRIQDGRHQLVVMRYGDLNPVRAGLVRSPSRWRWSSFRHYAYGEPDDLITEAPEYLALGRTRPERRTAYLHLFAKPLVEELRSRRPDLVYGPFIGDRDWVTVRLEACGLSPPD is encoded by the coding sequence ATGGCCCGGCTCGCCCGCAGCCACCTCGTCGAGGAAGGCTCGACCAACCACTGCACCTGGCGTAGCCACGGTCATGGCCTGGTCCTCGACTCCGACGAAGCCCGGCTCCACTTCCTGGCACTGGTGCGGAAGTACAAGCAGAAGTTCGGAATCGAGATCCACTCGTACTGCCTGATGGGCACGCATCCACACCTCATGTGCCGCGCCACCAAGGGGCAGCAGGCCTTCAGCGACTTCTGGAAGCTGGTCAACTGGGGCTTTGCGGTTTGGTACAATCGACGGACCCAGGGCCGCGGACAGGTCGTCATGGAGCGGCTCAAGTCTCCCCGCATCCAGGACGGCCGCCACCAGCTCGTGGTGATGCGGTACGGCGACCTCAACCCCGTCCGCGCCGGCCTGGTCCGGTCTCCGAGCCGGTGGCGCTGGTCGAGCTTCCGCCACTACGCCTACGGCGAGCCGGACGACCTCATCACCGAGGCGCCGGAGTACCTGGCGCTCGGCCGCACCAGGCCCGAGCGGCGCACCGCCTACCTGCACCTCTTCGCCAAGCCGCTCGTCGAGGAGCTGCGCTCGCGTCGCCCCGACCTCGTCTACGGCCCCTTCATCGGGGACCGCGACTGGGTGACCGTGCGCCTGGAGGCGTGCGGCCTCTCCCCGCCGGACTGA
- a CDS encoding DsbA family protein encodes MVRLQQEYDVTLDWRGFELHPDTPIGGRALADTFGAERYAAMRAHLSRFAAGFGITDMLAPERSPNTRAALALAEHARDQGRLHEARHALMEAFWRRGEDLEDRAVLARCASAAGLDPVAALAAIDDPAVTARVDAMGRDAARAGVTGIPTFLIGDRRVVGCQPFEVLAAAAEAAGARRR; translated from the coding sequence CTGGTCAGGCTGCAGCAGGAGTACGACGTCACGCTCGACTGGCGCGGGTTCGAGCTCCACCCGGACACGCCGATCGGCGGCCGGGCGCTGGCCGACACCTTCGGCGCCGAGAGGTACGCCGCCATGCGCGCCCACCTCTCCCGCTTCGCGGCCGGCTTCGGCATCACCGACATGCTGGCCCCCGAACGCTCCCCCAACACCCGGGCGGCCCTGGCGCTGGCGGAGCACGCCCGGGACCAGGGGCGGCTCCACGAGGCACGCCACGCCCTCATGGAGGCCTTCTGGCGGCGCGGCGAGGACCTGGAGGACCGGGCGGTGCTGGCCCGCTGCGCCAGCGCGGCCGGCCTCGATCCGGTCGCCGCGCTGGCGGCCATCGACGACCCGGCGGTGACGGCCCGCGTCGACGCCATGGGGCGCGACGCCGCCCGGGCCGGCGTGACCGGCATCCCCACCTTCCTCATCGGCGACCGCCGGGTGGTCGGCTGCCAGCCGTTCGAGGTGCTCGCGGCCGCGGCGGAAGCGGCCGGGGCGAGGCGGCGCTGA
- a CDS encoding tetratricopeptide repeat protein, whose protein sequence is MSAPAGADRRRDRGALLAVACVTFLVFAFTLRLDFVATWDDGIYILGNENIRQLSLATVGWAITAVQHLWAPVTWLSFAVDHAIWGLDPFGFHLTNAVCHALAAGLVAWLALEVLQAASPGLPRRTSRVVALAAALVWALHPLRVESVAWVSERKDVLSGLLGLLAVLAYLGYARSPAGPGRRWGAYGLALACYALSLGAKSALVTLPLALLLLDWVPLRRFGAEGLRALLLEKLPFFLLAGVVTAITFVPFQGAGLSLQESGLESRALIALRSTWDYLGMSLWPSGLSPFYLHPIRASLQDPAFLLPSLGTLALTAAALWQARRRPALAATWLAYLVLLAPGLMATQVSDTAMADRFTYLPAIPLTLLLAAGLGALADRVRAPAGLAVAGAVALGVLVTLSVLTVRQISYWQDDVTLWTRAIDVRPHFSGRIYFMRATAHEQRGDLKSALVDVDEALAIATAKRYGRLQDLHTKRARIRKQAGDLAGALADYSQALATESSPDLRAMLLAERAEVHRGLGQADLADEDLRQAAQPAQR, encoded by the coding sequence GTGAGCGCCCCGGCCGGCGCCGATCGGCGGCGCGACCGAGGCGCGCTCCTCGCGGTCGCCTGCGTCACCTTCCTGGTCTTCGCCTTCACCCTGCGCCTCGACTTCGTGGCCACCTGGGACGACGGCATCTACATCCTCGGCAACGAGAACATCCGCCAGCTCTCGCTGGCCACCGTGGGCTGGGCGATCACCGCCGTGCAGCACCTCTGGGCCCCGGTCACCTGGCTCTCCTTCGCGGTCGACCACGCCATCTGGGGGCTCGACCCGTTCGGCTTCCACCTCACCAACGCGGTCTGCCACGCGCTCGCCGCCGGCCTGGTGGCCTGGCTGGCGCTGGAGGTGCTGCAGGCGGCCTCCCCCGGGCTGCCGCGGCGGACCAGCCGGGTGGTGGCCCTGGCCGCGGCGCTCGTCTGGGCGCTGCACCCGCTGCGGGTGGAGTCGGTGGCCTGGGTCTCCGAGCGCAAGGACGTCCTGAGCGGCCTGCTGGGGCTCCTCGCCGTCCTCGCCTACCTCGGGTACGCGCGGAGCCCGGCCGGGCCCGGCCGGCGCTGGGGCGCCTACGGCCTGGCGCTGGCCTGCTACGCGCTCTCGCTGGGCGCCAAGTCGGCGCTGGTGACGCTGCCGCTGGCCCTGCTGCTCCTCGACTGGGTGCCGCTCCGCCGCTTCGGCGCCGAGGGCCTGCGCGCGCTGCTCCTGGAGAAGCTCCCGTTCTTCCTGCTGGCGGGCGTGGTGACCGCCATCACCTTCGTGCCCTTCCAGGGCGCCGGCCTGTCGCTCCAGGAGTCCGGGCTGGAGTCGCGCGCCCTCATCGCGCTGCGCTCGACCTGGGACTACCTCGGCATGTCGCTCTGGCCCTCCGGCCTGAGCCCCTTCTACCTGCACCCGATCCGGGCCAGCCTCCAGGACCCCGCCTTCCTCCTGCCCTCGCTCGGCACCCTGGCGCTCACCGCGGCGGCGCTCTGGCAGGCGCGGCGGCGGCCGGCGCTGGCCGCCACCTGGCTCGCCTACCTCGTGCTCCTGGCCCCAGGGCTCATGGCCACCCAGGTGTCCGACACGGCCATGGCCGATCGGTTCACCTACCTCCCGGCCATCCCGCTCACGCTGCTGCTCGCCGCTGGCCTGGGCGCGCTGGCCGACCGCGTCCGCGCGCCGGCCGGCCTGGCCGTGGCCGGCGCGGTGGCGCTGGGCGTGCTGGTGACGCTGTCCGTCCTCACGGTCCGCCAGATCTCCTACTGGCAGGACGACGTGACCCTCTGGACCCGCGCCATCGACGTCCGGCCGCACTTCTCCGGGCGGATCTACTTCATGCGCGCCACCGCTCACGAGCAGCGCGGCGACCTGAAGAGCGCCCTGGTCGACGTGGACGAGGCCCTGGCCATCGCCACCGCCAAGCGGTACGGCCGGCTGCAGGACCTCCACACCAAGCGCGCCCGCATCCGGAAGCAGGCCGGTGACCTCGCCGGGGCCCTGGCCGACTACAGCCAGGCCCTCGCCACCGAGAGCTCGCCGGACCTGCGCGCCATGCTGCTCGCCGAGCGCGCCGAGGTCCACCGTGGGCTGGGCCAGGCCGACCTGGCGGACGAGGACCTCCGCCAGGCGGCGCAGCCCGCGCAGCGGTAG
- a CDS encoding metallophosphoesterase family protein, translated as MLVGLVSDSHGLADPALPALLAGCDLILHAGDLVKPAVLAALEVVAPVRAVRGNNDLAPGLEELPDHRLVTLDGLTAYLVHDVGSPGRPHPSVGKALRRLRPALVIHGHSHRPGTALVGSHLFVNPGSAGPRRFDLPRTAGRLRVDGRGVEVTLFDLATSPPRPLAAPLRLLL; from the coding sequence ATGCTCGTCGGCCTGGTCTCCGACTCCCACGGCCTGGCCGACCCGGCCCTGCCGGCGCTCCTGGCCGGCTGCGACCTCATCCTGCACGCCGGCGACCTGGTGAAGCCGGCGGTGCTGGCCGCCCTGGAGGTGGTGGCGCCGGTCCGCGCGGTGCGGGGGAACAACGACCTGGCGCCGGGGCTGGAGGAGCTGCCGGACCACCGGCTGGTCACCCTCGACGGCCTGACGGCCTACCTGGTGCACGACGTCGGCTCGCCGGGGCGCCCCCACCCCTCGGTCGGCAAGGCGCTGCGCCGGCTCCGGCCCGCCCTGGTGATCCACGGCCACAGCCACCGGCCCGGCACGGCGCTGGTGGGGAGCCACCTCTTCGTCAACCCGGGCAGCGCCGGGCCGCGCCGCTTCGACCTGCCGCGCACCGCCGGCCGGCTCCGGGTGGACGGGCGCGGGGTGGAGGTGACGCTCTTCGACCTGGCCACCTCGCCGCCGAGGCCGCTCGCCGCGCCGCTCCGGCTGCTGCTGTGA
- a CDS encoding GFA family protein produces the protein MPDTTYQGGCHCGAVSFQVTMAPPAKAYACNCSICGKAGWLLAFVGGDAFKLVAGEEALTDYQFGKRAIHHTFCRTCGVRPFSRGLDPSGKLSVAVNLRCLKGLDPAALPVESFDGASL, from the coding sequence ATGCCCGACACCACCTACCAGGGCGGCTGCCACTGCGGCGCCGTCTCCTTCCAGGTCACCATGGCCCCGCCGGCCAAGGCGTACGCCTGCAACTGCTCCATCTGCGGCAAGGCCGGCTGGCTGCTGGCCTTCGTGGGCGGCGACGCCTTCAAGCTGGTCGCCGGCGAGGAGGCGCTCACCGACTACCAGTTCGGCAAGCGCGCCATCCACCACACCTTCTGCCGGACCTGCGGCGTCCGCCCCTTCTCGCGGGGGCTCGACCCGAGCGGCAAGCTCTCGGTGGCGGTCAACCTGCGCTGCCTGAAGGGGCTCGACCCCGCCGCGCTCCCGGTGGAGAGCTTCGACGGCGCCAGCCTCTGA
- a CDS encoding adenosine deaminase — translation MPKAELHVHVEGTLEPELIVELARRHGVALAHPTVEALRAAYDFADLQGFLDLYYAGAAVLREEADFFDLAWAYLRRAAADRVVCAEVFFDPQTHTDRGVPLAAVVGGLHRACRRARDELGLEASLILCFLRHLSEEAALATLEAALPHRDRFIGVGLDSAERGHPPEKFARVFARAGALGLRRVAHAGEEGPPAFVHGALDALGVERVDHGVRSLEDPALVARLVAARTPLTVCPLSNVRLRVFPALSAHNLPALLAAGLAATVNSDDPAYFGGYLVQNYLETFAALPALGPREAYRLARNGLEGSFAPEAAKRAWVADLDACFGAAVV, via the coding sequence ATGCCCAAGGCGGAGCTGCACGTGCACGTGGAGGGCACGCTGGAGCCGGAGCTGATCGTCGAGCTGGCGCGCCGGCACGGCGTGGCGCTGGCCCACCCCACGGTGGAGGCGCTGCGCGCCGCCTACGACTTCGCCGACCTGCAGGGCTTCCTCGACCTCTACTACGCGGGGGCCGCGGTGCTCCGCGAGGAGGCCGACTTCTTCGACCTGGCCTGGGCCTACCTGCGCCGCGCCGCCGCCGACCGGGTGGTCTGCGCCGAGGTCTTCTTCGACCCGCAGACCCACACCGACCGCGGCGTGCCGCTGGCGGCGGTGGTGGGCGGGCTCCACCGCGCCTGCCGGCGAGCCCGGGACGAGCTGGGCCTGGAGGCGTCGCTCATCCTCTGCTTCCTGCGCCACCTGAGCGAGGAGGCGGCGCTGGCCACGCTGGAGGCGGCCCTGCCGCACCGCGACCGGTTCATCGGCGTGGGGCTCGACAGCGCGGAGCGCGGCCACCCGCCGGAGAAGTTCGCCCGGGTCTTCGCCCGCGCCGGCGCGCTGGGCCTGCGCCGGGTGGCCCACGCCGGCGAGGAGGGGCCGCCGGCCTTCGTGCACGGCGCGCTCGACGCGCTGGGCGTCGAGCGGGTGGACCACGGCGTGCGCAGCCTGGAGGACCCGGCCCTGGTGGCGCGGCTGGTGGCGGCGCGCACCCCGCTCACGGTCTGCCCGCTCTCCAACGTGCGGCTGCGGGTCTTCCCGGCGCTCTCGGCGCACAACCTGCCGGCGCTGCTGGCGGCGGGGCTGGCGGCCACCGTCAACTCGGACGACCCGGCCTACTTCGGCGGCTACCTCGTCCAGAACTACCTGGAGACCTTCGCCGCGCTGCCGGCGCTCGGGCCCCGCGAGGCCTACCGGCTGGCGCGCAACGGCCTCGAGGGCAGCTTCGCCCCGGAGGCCGCCAAGCGCGCCTGGGTCGCCGACCTCGACGCCTGCTTCGGCGCCGCGGTGGTGTGA
- a CDS encoding isocitrate lyase family protein, which produces MDLEHEVAQLRKWFQSPRFQGIKRVHSAREVAEQRGTIRPDYAVARGAAEAFYARLRELCDQGKSITTFGPYSPGQAVAMKRMGIEGIYLGGWATSAKGSAHEDPGPDLASYPLSQVPNEAAPIVRALLTADKNQFFARARMSEEQRKATPEVDYRPFIIADADTGHGGDAHVRNLIRRFVEVGVPGYHIEDQKPGVKKCGHQGGKVLVSEDEQVKRLSAARFQLDIMGVPGIIVARTDAESATLLDGRSDDRDQPFILGAVNVSLPSFRAAFLAILRQFQRAGVEELSGHEFYAIGDDEYAAADAWLARSGFPAGIAAAVAALHKGTVNVDAALDLVFDKFVDAWQQEAGITTYAEAVGSVIAFRHQEGDPPPMTKEQWLAFAHRAPFYQAREKAHAIGVDITWDCEHAKTPDGYYQVRGGIDYAIAKSLAAAPFADILWMETKTADLKDAKRFADAIRAVYPGKMMAYNLSPSFNWDTTGMNDDQMRAFPIELGKMGFVFNFITYGGHQIDGLASEEFAASLREDGMLALARLQRKFRLIESGYRTPQTLVGGPRADAGLMAISGRTSTTKAMGQGSTQHQHLVQTEVPPKLLEDWVDAWRKIHGLAEKLKVGLKPRSAGSDLLELSLVDPAGQVKANVIFAVIQDRKGRNILSVRDQNNFDLGLRKKRLMTLLQLFLMHRYKIYSVHYVSPTEDNQRQAEGMKKQGLYRLVNQEVGEIIVADVDLDQVKALLAPDRAALLALLQAK; this is translated from the coding sequence ATGGACCTCGAGCACGAAGTCGCGCAGCTCCGAAAGTGGTTCCAGAGCCCACGCTTCCAGGGCATCAAGCGGGTCCACTCGGCGCGGGAGGTGGCGGAGCAGCGCGGCACCATCCGCCCCGACTACGCGGTGGCGCGCGGCGCCGCCGAGGCCTTCTACGCCCGGCTGCGCGAGCTCTGCGACCAGGGCAAGTCCATCACCACCTTCGGCCCCTACTCGCCCGGCCAGGCGGTGGCCATGAAGCGCATGGGCATCGAGGGCATCTACCTGGGCGGCTGGGCCACCTCCGCCAAGGGCTCGGCGCACGAGGACCCGGGGCCCGACCTGGCCAGCTACCCGCTCAGCCAGGTGCCCAACGAGGCCGCGCCCATCGTGCGCGCGCTCCTCACCGCCGACAAGAACCAGTTCTTCGCCCGCGCCCGCATGAGCGAGGAGCAGCGCAAGGCCACCCCCGAGGTGGACTACCGGCCGTTCATCATCGCCGACGCCGACACCGGCCACGGCGGCGACGCCCACGTCCGCAACCTGATCCGGCGCTTCGTCGAGGTGGGCGTGCCCGGGTACCACATCGAGGACCAGAAGCCGGGCGTGAAGAAGTGCGGCCACCAGGGCGGCAAGGTGCTGGTCTCGGAGGACGAGCAGGTCAAGCGCCTCTCGGCGGCCCGCTTCCAGCTCGACATCATGGGCGTGCCGGGCATCATCGTGGCCCGCACCGACGCCGAGTCGGCCACCCTGCTCGACGGGCGCAGCGACGACCGCGACCAGCCGTTCATCCTGGGCGCGGTCAACGTGTCCCTGCCGAGCTTCCGGGCGGCCTTCCTGGCCATCCTGCGCCAGTTCCAGCGGGCCGGGGTGGAGGAGCTCTCCGGCCACGAGTTCTACGCCATCGGCGACGACGAGTACGCCGCCGCCGACGCCTGGCTGGCCAGGTCCGGCTTCCCGGCGGGCATCGCCGCCGCCGTGGCCGCCCTGCACAAGGGCACCGTCAACGTGGACGCGGCGCTCGACCTGGTCTTCGACAAGTTCGTCGACGCCTGGCAGCAGGAGGCGGGCATCACCACCTACGCCGAGGCGGTCGGCAGCGTCATCGCCTTCCGCCACCAGGAGGGCGATCCGCCGCCCATGACCAAGGAGCAGTGGCTGGCCTTCGCCCACCGGGCGCCCTTCTACCAGGCCCGCGAGAAGGCCCACGCCATCGGCGTGGACATCACCTGGGACTGCGAGCACGCCAAGACCCCCGACGGCTACTACCAGGTGCGCGGCGGCATCGACTACGCCATCGCCAAGTCGCTGGCGGCGGCCCCCTTCGCCGACATCCTCTGGATGGAGACCAAGACCGCCGACCTCAAGGACGCCAAGCGGTTCGCCGACGCCATCCGCGCCGTCTACCCGGGCAAGATGATGGCCTACAACCTCTCGCCCTCGTTCAACTGGGACACCACCGGGATGAACGACGACCAGATGCGGGCCTTCCCCATCGAGCTGGGGAAGATGGGCTTCGTCTTCAACTTCATCACCTACGGCGGGCACCAGATCGACGGGCTGGCCTCCGAGGAGTTCGCCGCCTCGCTCCGCGAGGACGGCATGCTGGCCCTGGCCAGGCTGCAGCGGAAGTTCCGCCTCATCGAGTCGGGCTACCGCACGCCGCAGACCCTGGTGGGCGGCCCGCGCGCCGACGCCGGCCTGATGGCCATCTCCGGCCGCACCTCCACCACCAAGGCCATGGGGCAGGGCTCGACCCAGCACCAGCACCTGGTGCAGACCGAGGTGCCGCCCAAGCTGCTGGAGGACTGGGTCGACGCCTGGCGCAAGATCCACGGCCTGGCCGAGAAGCTCAAGGTGGGGCTCAAGCCCCGCTCGGCCGGCTCCGACCTGCTCGAGCTCTCGCTGGTCGATCCGGCCGGGCAGGTCAAGGCCAACGTCATCTTCGCGGTCATCCAGGATCGCAAGGGGCGCAACATCCTCTCGGTCCGCGACCAGAACAACTTCGACCTGGGCCTCCGCAAGAAGCGGCTCATGACCCTGCTGCAGCTCTTCCTGATGCACCGCTACAAGATCTACTCGGTGCACTACGTGTCGCCCACCGAGGACAACCAGCGCCAGGCCGAGGGCATGAAGAAGCAGGGCCTGTACCGGCTGGTCAACCAGGAGGTCGGCGAGATCATCGTCGCCGACGTCGACCTGGACCAGGTCAAGGCGCTGCTGGCCCCGGACCGGGCCGCGCTGCTCGCGCTGCTCCAGGCCAAGTGA